Genomic DNA from Aminobacterium mobile DSM 12262:
GTTTGCATGGAAGACAGTCGGGCGAAAGGTATAAACGCCACTAATTAAAAAGGCTAATCCCCCGTAAGTTATTTTGGGGATTAGTCTTGCCAGTTGATATTTAAAATTTTCTTCCAACAGAAATTGATAATGGCTTCTCGAGAGGGAGCTTGTCCCTTCCCCATTTTATCGAAATCTTCCTGAAGTTTTCCATAGGCGTTCTTTATAGTCTCGTCTTCTTCTGCCTTTTGAACTAATTCCGCAACAGGTTGTAACTGGCGATATACCTCAGGTATAAGGACAAAGTTAGGACCATCCATAGTGAGTCCCACCGTATAAATAAAGGAAAGAAGGGACTCTGGTTCTCTTTTGGTGCTGCTTATATCTATATAGGCAGGGAGATTTGGAGACACATACAGGAAAACATCAGGGGGGGGTGATATATTTAGAGGCAGAGTATCCCATTGAGATGGTCCAGCCGGCGTTACGGCTAGCCAGGCACGAGGAGTTTCTGTGAGCGCTGTAACCCAGAGATAATACTTTTTTGTGGTTTCTGGATCATTAAAAGAAAGTCGCCATATGAGATCTGGCCTTAAATCTTTATCGGCAAATGGTAAATGCCACGTATTTTCTGTAATACGCTTCCCCTCTAATACTTTTAGCGGGTGAAGACCGGCTGGAGAACGCAGCCAAGCTTCTTTTATAACTCCATCATTGCTCTGAGTAGTCAAGGTAAGTGGATGTCCTGGCACGGCATAAACCTGAAGAGAGCCTATGGCTCCCTGCAAGGGGGCAGGAAGTATTGCTGCAATTGCGACGAAAACTATTATGAAACTGCGGATCTTCTTCAGCGTCATAAGGTCCATCACCTCCTATGATTTTACAAGCTGGATATTTTTATTAACGTTTTATCCTTATCTTTTAGAGTTTCTACTAAAGAGCTTATAGTTACCCTAAGCTGTGGGTGAACCCAATTTGCAGCTATTTGGTTCAGTGGAACTAAAACGAAAGATCTGCGGTGCATTTCAGGATGAGGAATACGAAGTCTTTTATCATCAATGCACTCACCATTTTCCAGCAACAACAAATCGATGTCGATTTCCCGAGGCCCCCATCGCCACCTTTCAATCCTTCCCATGTCTTTTTCTATCTGTTTAACGAGGTTGAGAAGAGCAAAAGCGTCCATAGAAGTTTCTACGAGAATGCAGGCATTAAGGAAACGAGTTTGTTCAACCTCCCCTAAAGGAGCTGTTTCAAAAATGTCACTTTTCGCAACGACGTGGACACCTTTACTATCTAAAATTTGCACGGCTTTCCGCAGATTATTCATGCGGTCCCCCACATTACTACCAAGAGCCAGTGCAACACGCATCACATCCCTGCCTCCCTTATAGCCTTAATGATGGTAATCACATCGTGAGTTGCTTTTACGTCGTGAACTCGTACAAGTTCCACTGCTTCTTTGGCGCAATAAGCAGAAACGGCTAAAGTTCCATAGAGACGGGACGTCGTGTCTTCTGTTTCAAGTAGAGTTCGTATAAAGCCTTTTCTGGAATGACCGACCAAAATAGGACGCCCAAGACTCCTATATGATTGGATAAACTTTAATACCCGCATATTATCTTCGAGCCTTTTTCCAAAACCGATCCCTGGATCAATAATAATTCTGTCAGGAGCGACTCCTGCTTCTGCTAGCATATGAAGGCGCTGGTGAAAATAGTCGATAGACTCTCCAATTACATCGCAGTATACAGGGTTGTTTTGCATGGTTTTAGGTATTCCTTGTATATGGGAGAGCACATAGACAAGATCGGTTTGAACAGTTGCTGAGAACATATCTTGGTCAAGTGTAAAACCAGACACATCATTTATTATATCAGCGCCACAATCCGACGCTATTCGGGCTGTCTCCCCTCTATATGTATCGACAGAAATAACAGCGTCTTGAAACTCCTTCCTAACGGCGGAGAGGGCGGGTATAAGACGATCTTGCTCTTCCGTGGCAGAAATGGGATCTGAGCCGGGGCGGGTGGATTCCGCTCCTATGTCGAGAATATCAGCTCCTGCCTCTAGCATTTGACGGGCTCGTTTTACAGCTTCATCTGCTGTAGAAAGTCGACTTTCGCTATAAAAAGAATCGGGGGTGATGTTGAGAATCCCCATTACTTTTGTTTCACCACCGCCAAGAGACAGGGTTCGATGACGAGGCAAGGAGAGATTCCAAGAGCGTTGTGCCATAGCTTTGAATGTGTTGCTGAGTTCTTCACGTAATTGGTCAAGGCCCCAGCAAGAGAGGGCTTTCAGTTTCAGAAGCAGCGCTTTATATTGGCCCTCTGTCCCCAGAAGAAGCACATCGCTTTTTTCGGTTCGCCCGTCAATAACATTTTTATGGACGATAGCATCACCGCCACGAGCCAAGAGTTCCTGCTTTACATAGGCTGCTGCCCGAAAATCTACTTGGGAAACCCAAATGGGCAAAATTTCTCGCTTTGGCAAAAAATATGCAGCCGAGCGGGGATCTGCTCCAATTTTATGTATGAGAGATATGAGCTCGCTATTGGAATGAACGTGCACAGAATATATAGTCACTTGTATTATCCCTTTCTTAGATACCTAATGAAATGATATAAGAGCACAAAGATAATAAGACCTCTCTGTGAGGAGGTCAAGAAAGAGACTAAATCCATTCAGTGGAGACTTTTTTCAAGTGAGCAGTTTGGTTCAGAGAGAAGAGGCCGTATCCTCTTTGATAGTCATATGTCAAGATGCTATAGGATGCGGTGTCCATATGGGTTTTCCAGAAGTAGGGTTCAGGAATATTGAGACAGCCGGCTATAAGGGGTTTCAGCACAGTACGATGAGAGACAACGACTATAGTGTCTCCGTAATGTTTTTCAACCAGTTCTTTAAGAGCACGTAATGCCCTGCCTTGCACTTCTTGTAAGGTTTCTGCTCCGAAAAGGCGCAACTTTTCTGGATAGGTGAGCCATGTTTCCCAGTCACTCGGGTACTCTAGAGCGATTTCTTTTTTAAGGCGCCCTTCCCAAAAACTGAAATTAATATTGTTTAGGCCTTCGCATTCAAAAAGATGTTTATGGCTACATGCTCTGGCGATGGCTGTAGCCGTTTGTTTGGCTCGTAGCAGAGGGCTTGTATAAATAAAGTCGGGAACCATGGGGGCGATGGCTTTGCCTAAATCTTCTGCCTGTTCCAGCCCCCTTTCGTTGAGAGGATAGTCCACACGGCCGCGAAATCTCTCTTCTCGATTACCTTGACATTCACCGTGTCTAGCTAAAATTATAGTCGTGTGTTCTCGATCAGTAGCCATGATTCTCACTCTTCTTTCTCTTGTATCATATTAATGAATGTTATCATTATATATCAGAGAAATAATGAAATAAAAAGATTGACCAGTCTTGACAATAATTCTAAGGATTGATAATCTACCTTCTGTAAATGGATAGATTAGCACTCAACAAGAGAGAGTGCTAATACATTGAAAAAAGGAGGGGAGGTTCGTGCTTACCGAACGGCAACTAGAGATCGTTTTAGCCGTTGTGTATGAATATATTCAGACTGGGGAACCGGCAGGATCTCGTACTATTGCCCGTAAGTATTTAAAAGGTTGCAGTGCGGCTACGATACGTAATGAAATGTACGATCTTGAGCTGATGGGCTATTTCTATCAACCTCACACATCGGCAGGACGCCTTCCCACATCAAGGGCTTACCGACTTTATGTCGATTCTATTCTACATCGAAGAAGAGTCCCTCCGGTTGGATTTGAGTATTGGAAAGATGGCATTCGAGAACAGAAGCAAGGCATCGAATCTCTTTTATCCTATGTCTCCCAACTTCTGGGGCGGGTAACAAACTATGTGGGTGTTGCTGCTATATCCTCCCTTCATGAAGTGGAAATTCAACATGTGGATTTTGTTCGTCTTGGCGGAAATACGGTTCTTGTAATTATGGTACTTAAAGGTGGCCTTGTTCACCATAATATAGTGGCTTTGCCATGTGATTTATCTCAGGATTCCCTTGAGGAGTTGGCTCGTCGTATCAATATGATATGTGTTGGACATCCGTGGTCAGAAGTGCGGGAAGTCCTCTATTCTTATGTTATAGAGGGCCTTGAAAGATTTTCTGATGCGTGTTCAGAAGCCATTATACAAATAGACGGGATGTTGCAGAAGTATAACTATAGGCTATTTACAGGGGGGGCGCAGCATATCCTCAACCTCCCTGATTTTCAAGATATAAGTAAACTTCAGGCTGTTCTCTCTCTGCTGGAAGAGGAATCTTCTCTGGCAGAGGTTGTAGATCGTTGTTCTCTTGAACGCGGCGTTAATATTTCCATTGGAGATGAAAACCCGGAAGAGGAAATGCAAGAGTGTTCCATATTGATGGTTCCTTCAAGAAAGCGCGGTCGAAGAACAGTTTTAGGTGTAATTGGACCGATGAGAATGGATTATGAAAAAACGATTTCCATTCTCGAAGCCATGATGGCAGATCTGGAAGAAGAAAACGTCGATTAATATAAGGAGGTTCGATTCCATGGCCCGAGAAGAACAGGAAATGTGTCGTGAAACGAACTGTCAGCAGGGACAGGAAGCTCCACCTGAGGGAAAAATGGAGGAAGCAGGGCAGGAGGTTCTTGAGGTGCTGATTCAGGAAAAAAAGGAATTGGAAAAGGTTATAGAAGAAGTAAAAAAAGAAAACGAGATCCTTCGTACCGCTGCTGCATCTGCTCGTGCAGATTTTTATAACTATAAAAATAGAGTGGAACGAGAACGTGAAAGGTATATCCGCCTCGCGGAAGAAGATTTGGTAATGCAGCTGCTACCAGTTCTAGATAATCTCGACAGAGCTTTGGCACAACCTGACAATACAGAAGAACAGAATATTCGAGAAGGAGTATCTATGGTCCGGCGGCAGTTTTTGTCGGTGTTAGAGAAAGTGGGAGTCTCAGAAATACTGGCTGAAGGAGAGCCTTTTTCTCCAAGTTTTCATGAAGCAGTAGGTATAGAGCCAGTGGAAGAACCGGAAAAAGATGGCATCGTGGTTTTTGAACTACAACGGGGCTATAAAATGGCAGATAAGGTTATTCGCCCATCT
This window encodes:
- the folK gene encoding 2-amino-4-hydroxy-6-hydroxymethyldihydropteridine diphosphokinase gives rise to the protein MRVALALGSNVGDRMNNLRKAVQILDSKGVHVVAKSDIFETAPLGEVEQTRFLNACILVETSMDAFALLNLVKQIEKDMGRIERWRWGPREIDIDLLLLENGECIDDKRLRIPHPEMHRRSFVLVPLNQIAANWVHPQLRVTISSLVETLKDKDKTLIKISSL
- the folP gene encoding dihydropteroate synthase, with the translated sequence MTIYSVHVHSNSELISLIHKIGADPRSAAYFLPKREILPIWVSQVDFRAAAYVKQELLARGGDAIVHKNVIDGRTEKSDVLLLGTEGQYKALLLKLKALSCWGLDQLREELSNTFKAMAQRSWNLSLPRHRTLSLGGGETKVMGILNITPDSFYSESRLSTADEAVKRARQMLEAGADILDIGAESTRPGSDPISATEEQDRLIPALSAVRKEFQDAVISVDTYRGETARIASDCGADIINDVSGFTLDQDMFSATVQTDLVYVLSHIQGIPKTMQNNPVYCDVIGESIDYFHQRLHMLAEAGVAPDRIIIDPGIGFGKRLEDNMRVLKFIQSYRSLGRPILVGHSRKGFIRTLLETEDTTSRLYGTLAVSAYCAKEAVELVRVHDVKATHDVITIIKAIREAGM
- a CDS encoding histidine phosphatase family protein, which gives rise to MATDREHTTIILARHGECQGNREERFRGRVDYPLNERGLEQAEDLGKAIAPMVPDFIYTSPLLRAKQTATAIARACSHKHLFECEGLNNINFSFWEGRLKKEIALEYPSDWETWLTYPEKLRLFGAETLQEVQGRALRALKELVEKHYGDTIVVVSHRTVLKPLIAGCLNIPEPYFWKTHMDTASYSILTYDYQRGYGLFSLNQTAHLKKVSTEWI
- the hrcA gene encoding heat-inducible transcriptional repressor HrcA, which translates into the protein MLTERQLEIVLAVVYEYIQTGEPAGSRTIARKYLKGCSAATIRNEMYDLELMGYFYQPHTSAGRLPTSRAYRLYVDSILHRRRVPPVGFEYWKDGIREQKQGIESLLSYVSQLLGRVTNYVGVAAISSLHEVEIQHVDFVRLGGNTVLVIMVLKGGLVHHNIVALPCDLSQDSLEELARRINMICVGHPWSEVREVLYSYVIEGLERFSDACSEAIIQIDGMLQKYNYRLFTGGAQHILNLPDFQDISKLQAVLSLLEEESSLAEVVDRCSLERGVNISIGDENPEEEMQECSILMVPSRKRGRRTVLGVIGPMRMDYEKTISILEAMMADLEEENVD
- a CDS encoding nucleotide exchange factor GrpE — encoded protein: MAREEQEMCRETNCQQGQEAPPEGKMEEAGQEVLEVLIQEKKELEKVIEEVKKENEILRTAAASARADFYNYKNRVERERERYIRLAEEDLVMQLLPVLDNLDRALAQPDNTEEQNIREGVSMVRRQFLSVLEKVGVSEILAEGEPFSPSFHEAVGIEPVEEPEKDGIVVFELQRGYKMADKVIRPSRVKVGKYVEPQKAQECEKDIVNEDDQSKA